The following coding sequences are from one Hymenobacter sp. DG25A window:
- a CDS encoding FtsK/SpoIIIE family DNA translocase produces MAKNTYKQPAAPVSRASNEPRPARNQPRPAAEAPREERRTAPKAAKAPKAPRQPLKLPSFQGVFSFLRDRRFQLFLGFFFLLTSIYLTIAFLSFLLTGHADQSVVQSVDSTSVKEAGQESGNWLGLLGAVVAQVLIYKGFGVAAFAVIPIVFFLGYKIVFRRQDVSISYVLALCLFVMGWLSVLMGYVVLTLETPDADPALAHSLDFLSGGIGYEVALWLDSLIGWGTVLLLAFLLISFVVFFFNVTSLNLRRSTEGEEADDASKPADAPLYERAVTAFNPAANGASSSFEEDEEEEEALGMTLKRVGTPATPAASPTEPEPEEEIDEPVVTTGSVAGPAFNVAPAAAMPLSVAPAAAATSAVASAALKAGGMAAGPSFSIEAPADPEPVAARVPTPLSMADLADDNAPLPARREVAAKPALQIEDSKELDPAAGADMATIADEDEDMETMPAVNYDPTLDLSRYQYPTLELLNDYGVAKAQVSKEELEANKDRIVETLGHYGINIASIKATIGPTVTLYEIVPDAGVRISKIKSLEDDIALSLAALGIRIIAPIPGKGTIGIEVPNTKKEMVSIRSVFSTEKFAHTEMDLPIAFGRTITNEVFVVDLAKMPHLLMAGATGQGKSVGLNVILASLLYKRHPAQLKFVLVDPKKVELSIFNKIERHFLAKLPDTDEAIITDTKKVVNTLNSLCMEMDRRYDLLKDAGCRNLKEYNRKFIERRLNPKKGHRFMPFIVLVIDELADLMMTAGKEVETPIARLAQLARAIGIHLIVATQRPSVNVITGIIKANFPCRISFKVTSKIDSRTILDAGGADQLVGQGDMLISQGSDIIRVQCAFIDTPEVDRLCDYIGEQQGYPDAYLLPEVVGESGSGSGDAEDFDPSTRDSMFEEAARVIVTHQQGSTSLLQRRLKLGYNRAGRLIDQLEHAGIVGPFEGSKAREVLIPDEYSLEQLLNSLPK; encoded by the coding sequence ATGGCTAAAAATACATACAAGCAACCCGCTGCGCCGGTTTCGCGGGCTTCCAATGAACCTCGTCCGGCCCGCAACCAGCCCCGGCCGGCCGCCGAGGCGCCGCGTGAAGAACGACGCACTGCTCCCAAGGCCGCCAAAGCGCCCAAGGCGCCGCGCCAACCCCTGAAGCTCCCTTCTTTCCAGGGCGTGTTCAGCTTCCTGCGCGACCGGCGCTTTCAGCTGTTCCTGGGCTTTTTCTTTCTGCTGACCTCTATCTACCTCACCATTGCCTTTCTCTCGTTCCTGCTGACCGGGCACGCCGACCAAAGCGTAGTGCAAAGCGTGGATAGCACCTCGGTGAAGGAAGCCGGGCAGGAGTCGGGCAACTGGCTGGGCCTGCTGGGTGCCGTGGTGGCGCAGGTGCTGATTTACAAGGGTTTTGGCGTGGCCGCCTTTGCCGTAATTCCCATTGTATTCTTCCTGGGTTATAAAATTGTCTTCCGCCGGCAGGATGTATCCATCAGCTATGTGCTGGCACTCTGCCTGTTTGTCATGGGCTGGCTGAGCGTGCTGATGGGCTACGTCGTCCTCACCCTGGAAACGCCCGACGCCGACCCCGCCCTCGCGCACAGCCTCGACTTCCTGAGTGGCGGCATTGGCTATGAGGTGGCCCTGTGGCTCGACAGCCTCATTGGCTGGGGCACGGTTTTGCTGCTGGCATTTCTGCTGATTTCGTTCGTGGTTTTCTTCTTCAACGTCACCTCCCTCAACCTGCGCCGAAGCACGGAAGGGGAGGAGGCCGACGATGCCAGCAAGCCCGCGGATGCTCCCTTGTACGAGCGCGCCGTAACGGCCTTTAACCCTGCCGCCAACGGCGCTTCTTCCTCTTTTGAAGAGGATGAGGAGGAAGAGGAGGCGCTCGGTATGACGCTGAAGCGCGTTGGTACGCCCGCAACTCCCGCTGCCAGCCCCACTGAACCCGAGCCGGAAGAGGAAATAGATGAGCCGGTTGTGACCACCGGGTCCGTAGCTGGGCCCGCATTTAATGTAGCCCCCGCGGCTGCTATGCCCTTAAGCGTAGCACCTGCGGCCGCAGCCACCAGCGCGGTAGCCAGTGCTGCCCTGAAGGCCGGTGGTATGGCGGCTGGCCCCAGTTTCTCTATTGAGGCCCCCGCCGACCCCGAGCCCGTGGCCGCCCGAGTGCCCACCCCGTTGTCTATGGCTGATCTGGCCGATGACAACGCCCCGTTACCCGCCCGCCGCGAAGTAGCTGCCAAGCCGGCCCTGCAGATTGAGGACTCCAAGGAGCTCGACCCCGCTGCCGGCGCCGATATGGCCACCATTGCCGACGAGGATGAGGACATGGAAACCATGCCCGCCGTGAACTACGACCCTACGCTGGACCTCTCGCGCTACCAGTATCCCACGCTGGAGCTTCTCAACGACTACGGCGTGGCCAAGGCCCAGGTAAGCAAGGAGGAGCTGGAAGCCAATAAGGACCGCATTGTAGAGACGCTGGGCCATTACGGTATCAACATTGCCAGCATCAAAGCCACTATCGGCCCCACGGTTACACTCTATGAAATTGTGCCCGATGCCGGCGTGCGCATCTCCAAAATCAAGAGTCTTGAAGATGATATTGCCCTGAGTCTGGCTGCCTTGGGTATCCGGATTATTGCTCCCATTCCTGGCAAAGGCACCATTGGTATTGAGGTGCCAAATACCAAGAAGGAGATGGTAAGCATCCGCTCGGTGTTTAGCACTGAGAAGTTTGCGCACACGGAAATGGATCTACCCATTGCCTTTGGCCGCACCATTACCAACGAAGTTTTTGTGGTGGATCTGGCCAAGATGCCTCACTTGCTCATGGCCGGTGCCACGGGTCAGGGTAAGTCAGTGGGTCTGAACGTTATTCTGGCTTCGCTGCTGTACAAGCGCCACCCGGCCCAGTTAAAATTCGTGCTCGTCGATCCGAAAAAGGTGGAACTGAGCATCTTCAATAAGATTGAGCGCCATTTCCTGGCCAAGCTGCCTGATACCGACGAGGCCATCATCACCGATACCAAGAAGGTGGTGAACACGCTGAACTCCTTGTGCATGGAAATGGACCGGCGCTACGACCTGCTGAAGGATGCCGGTTGCCGCAACCTGAAGGAGTACAACCGCAAGTTCATTGAGCGCCGCCTCAACCCGAAGAAGGGCCACCGCTTCATGCCTTTCATCGTGCTGGTAATTGACGAGCTGGCCGACCTGATGATGACGGCCGGCAAGGAAGTGGAAACGCCTATTGCGCGCCTGGCCCAGCTGGCCCGCGCTATCGGCATTCACTTGATTGTAGCTACGCAGCGCCCTTCGGTAAACGTTATTACGGGTATCATCAAGGCCAACTTCCCCTGCCGGATTTCCTTTAAAGTGACCAGCAAAATCGACTCCCGCACCATTCTGGATGCCGGCGGTGCCGACCAGCTGGTGGGGCAGGGCGACATGCTGATTTCGCAGGGCTCCGATATCATCCGGGTGCAGTGCGCCTTCATCGATACGCCGGAGGTTGACCGCCTCTGCGACTACATCGGCGAGCAGCAGGGTTACCCCGATGCCTACCTGCTGCCCGAAGTGGTAGGGGAAAGCGGCAGTGGCAGCGGCGACGCGGAAGATTTCGACCCGTCTACCCGTGACAGTATGTTTGAGGAAGCGGCCCGCGTTATTGTCACGCACCAGCAGGGGAGTACCTCGCTGCTGCAGCGCCGCCTGAAGCTGGGCTACAACCGCGCCGGGCGGTTAATTGACCAATTGGAGCACGCCGGCATTGTGGGCCCGTTTGAGGGCAGCAAAGCCCGCGAGGTTTTAATTCCCGATGAATACAGTTTGGAACAGTTGTTGAATAGCCTGCCCAAGTAA
- a CDS encoding STAS/SEC14 domain-containing protein: MIIQELSSPAQPRFCTISYEPAADCVVVTWEGSLGADEAKQGAQKTLEVLRELRPSCVLNDNSRVMVMWFETLHWIEQHWAPIATTYGLRHMAHVTHPDTYHIIMEIAMQHNFSPYFDLQLFDDVAQAQDWLQHCRELDATTLPRR, from the coding sequence ATGATTATTCAGGAACTCAGCTCGCCCGCCCAGCCCCGTTTTTGCACTATCAGCTATGAGCCCGCCGCCGACTGCGTGGTGGTAACCTGGGAGGGGTCTTTAGGGGCCGATGAAGCCAAGCAGGGCGCCCAAAAAACCCTGGAAGTATTGCGGGAGTTGCGGCCATCGTGCGTGCTCAATGACAATAGCCGCGTGATGGTTATGTGGTTTGAAACCCTGCACTGGATAGAGCAGCACTGGGCCCCCATTGCTACCACCTACGGTCTGCGGCACATGGCCCACGTCACGCATCCGGATACCTATCACATTATCATGGAAATAGCCATGCAGCACAACTTCAGCCCTTACTTTGACCTGCAGCTGTTTGATGATGTAGCGCAGGCCCAGGACTGGCTGCAGCATTGCCGGGAACTGGATGCCACTACCCTGCCCCGCCGCTAG
- a CDS encoding DUF6044 family protein, translated as MLVRRLTSSPLLLALLGLLLLLIPFLLAGSHSYLLIDDNLDAELSVPYLLARTGTALNYQASAIIPQVMNGLPRNALRPGLSVTVLMFELLPPLPAYLIHMALVRLAGLLSMYALLRFWLLPQPDQRPLAAGVALAWALLPIYSIYGLSVLGQPAVLLAVRALQQRRAGLWPWLVVLAFPFWSMMVLAGLFILAGLSAWLFYSDYRSRQVSWRAWAGIGVLTISYVVVEYPLLSALLQHQFIPHRLEFNFAQLAPHTLPGQLRSTLQQFLMGQYHSSLFFRGLMLMTVLLAGWQARCKATFFPFRTVISLLLIIAALAVFCGFYPAFLALVQPLVPPLRTFNLTRFSFLTPLLWFVVWAIALRALPAGRSRAALVALQLVLGLAMNREWTLTVRELLGRPAPHEPSYQRFVAPELFARIQADIRQNTGQDPAQYRVACLGLPPSVAQLNGFYTLDSYQNNYPLPYKHAFRPIIAGELAKDPQLRAYFDAWGNRCYLFAAELGKNFRVAASQHAPIQHFAFNAKAFQRLGGRYILSAVALAHPGQSGLRLRGEYTNQEAYWHLYVYEVAP; from the coding sequence ATGCTGGTCCGCCGTCTGACATCTTCGCCGCTTCTACTGGCACTTCTGGGCCTGCTTCTGCTTTTGATTCCGTTTCTGCTGGCCGGCTCGCACAGCTACCTGTTAATAGATGATAATCTGGATGCCGAGCTTTCAGTTCCCTATCTGCTGGCTAGAACGGGTACGGCCCTGAATTATCAGGCTTCAGCCATCATACCGCAGGTTATGAACGGGCTGCCGCGCAATGCCCTGCGGCCGGGGCTGAGCGTTACGGTGCTGATGTTTGAGCTGTTGCCCCCGTTGCCGGCTTACCTGATTCATATGGCCCTGGTGCGGCTGGCAGGCTTGCTGAGCATGTATGCCTTGCTGCGTTTTTGGCTGCTGCCCCAGCCGGACCAGCGCCCACTGGCCGCAGGGGTTGCCCTGGCCTGGGCCCTGCTCCCTATTTATTCTATCTATGGATTATCGGTACTAGGGCAGCCGGCCGTGCTGCTGGCGGTGCGGGCACTACAGCAGCGCCGCGCAGGCCTTTGGCCCTGGTTGGTAGTGCTGGCTTTCCCCTTTTGGTCGATGATGGTGCTGGCCGGGCTGTTTATTTTGGCGGGGCTGAGCGCGTGGCTATTTTACTCCGACTACCGGAGCCGCCAGGTTAGCTGGCGGGCCTGGGCAGGCATCGGAGTTCTGACCATCAGCTACGTAGTGGTGGAATATCCGCTTCTATCGGCTTTGCTGCAGCACCAGTTTATCCCGCACCGGCTGGAGTTTAATTTCGCGCAGTTAGCACCGCACACGTTGCCGGGACAGCTGCGGAGCACCCTGCAGCAGTTTCTGATGGGGCAGTACCATAGCAGCCTGTTTTTTCGGGGCCTGATGCTGATGACGGTTTTGCTCGCCGGCTGGCAAGCCCGCTGCAAGGCCACCTTTTTTCCATTCCGCACTGTCATCAGCCTGCTCTTGATTATTGCCGCGCTGGCTGTTTTCTGCGGGTTTTACCCGGCCTTTTTAGCCTTGGTGCAGCCCTTGGTTCCCCCGTTGCGGACCTTCAATCTTACCCGCTTTAGCTTCCTTACGCCGCTGCTTTGGTTTGTAGTGTGGGCAATTGCCCTGCGCGCGCTGCCGGCCGGGCGTAGCCGCGCTGCCCTGGTTGCCTTGCAGTTGGTATTAGGGCTGGCCATGAACCGCGAATGGACGCTAACGGTGCGGGAGCTGCTGGGCCGCCCTGCCCCGCACGAGCCCAGCTACCAGCGCTTTGTGGCCCCGGAGCTTTTTGCACGAATTCAAGCGGATATCCGGCAGAACACCGGGCAGGATCCGGCGCAGTATAGGGTGGCGTGTCTGGGTCTGCCGCCGTCTGTGGCGCAGCTCAACGGTTTTTATACCCTGGATAGCTACCAGAACAACTACCCGCTACCCTACAAGCATGCCTTCCGGCCCATTATAGCCGGCGAGCTGGCCAAAGACCCGCAGCTGCGCGCCTATTTTGATGCCTGGGGAAACCGCTGCTACCTGTTTGCCGCCGAGCTGGGCAAGAACTTCCGGGTAGCGGCCAGCCAGCACGCGCCCATTCAGCACTTTGCGTTCAATGCAAAGGCCTTTCAGCGCCTGGGTGGGCGCTACATTCTCTCTGCGGTAGCCCTGGCGCATCCTGGGCAATCCGGCCTTCGCCTCCGCGGCGAATACACCAATCAGGAGGCCTACTGGCACCTGTACGTGTATGAAGTAGCGCCTTAA